A single Salmo trutta chromosome 14, fSalTru1.1, whole genome shotgun sequence DNA region contains:
- the LOC115147703 gene encoding zinc finger protein 436 isoform X1 — MAEPKSMESPGSGCGVPSQRSSQRDPEMVSVKLEDCSQPLEVNVIMIGEEREVKEEEQKVEEKRAVKEEEMEIEKEHKDTEVKEELEEKAVIKETEERGVKEDEETEVKKERGLEEEEREVEEEENREVSDPDLEEAAVDSITNPGESSNPGSDSEPSSTASGNHKQHRQRNSRQKHHHCMDCFTSFYEPEELRRHTCRPHPCSDCRGSSVCPTHIPCKKTIKRKKTYPCGQCGKSFQAPSKLKKHQITHTGEKPFHCSVCGKSFPLSQTLSRHQLIHTGEKPIHCSQCGKGFKRPDSLKNHLRIHTGEKPFHCSQCGKSFSHSNYLKTHERTHTGEKPYHCSQCGRSFNQSSDLKIHQRTHTGEKPHKCFQCGKSFSHSSYLKTHQRTHTGEKPYHCLQCGKSFIQSSDLKTHQRTHTGEKPYHCSQCEKSFSQFSSLKTHQLTHTENKSYHCSHCGKVFSLLHHLNRHQQTHKGEKAHQCSQCRKSFSQSSNLKTHQLKYHSPDTGQSSVALEESQLQTTEIKHM; from the exons ATGGCTGAACCCAAGTCCATGGAGTCCCCAGGTTCTGGCTGTGGTGTTCCATCACAGAGAAGCTCACAGAGGGATCCAGAGATGGTCTCAGTGAAGCTGGAGGACTGCAGTCAACCACTGGAAGTCAATGTGATTAtgataggggaagagagagaagttAAAGAAGAAGAACAGAAG gtggaggagaagagagcagtcaaagaggaggagatggagattGAAAAGGAACACAAGGATACAGAAGTCAAAGAAGAGCTGGAGGAGAAAGCAGTCAtcaaggagacagaggagagaggtgtGAAAGAGGATGAGGAGACAGAAGTCAAAAAGGAGAGAGGActagaagaagaagagagagaagtcGAAGAAGAGGAGAACAGGGAAGTGTCTGATCCAGATCTAGAGGAGGCAGCAGTAGATAGTATCACTAACCCAG GAGAGAGCTCCAACCCAGGTTCAGACAGTGAGCCCAGTTCCACAGCATCAGGAAACCATAaacaacacagacagaggaaCTCAAGACAGAAACATCACCACTGCATGGACTGTTTCACTAGTTTCTATGAGCCAGAGGAGTTAAGAAGGCACACTTGTAGGCCCCACCCCTGCTCAGATTGCAGAGGCAGTTCCGTGTGTCCAACTCACATACCATGCAAAAAGACTATCAAAAGAAAGAAGACTTACccctgtggtcaatgtgggaagagttttcagGCACCAAGCAAACTAAAGAAACACCAGataactcacacaggagagaagcctttccactgctctgtttgtgggaagagttttcctCTTTCACAGACCTTAAGTAGACACCAGctgatccacacaggagagaagcctatccactgctcccaatgtgggAAGGGCTTTAAGCGACCTGATTCCCTGAAAAATCATCTTAGAATACACAcgggagaaaagcctttccactgctctcaatgtgggaaaagtttcaGTCATTCAAACTACTTAAAGACACACGAGcgaactcacacaggagagaagccttaccactgctcccagtgtgggagGAGTTTCAATCAGTCTTCAGATCTAAAGATACACCAGcgaactcacacaggagagaagcctcacaAATGTtttcagtgtggaaagagttttagtcaTTCAAGCTACTTAAAGACACACCAGcgaactcacacaggagagaagccttaccactgccttcagtgtggaaagagtttcattCAGTCTTCAGATCTAAAGACACACCAGCGaactcatacaggagagaagccttatcactgctcccagtgtgaaaagagtttcagtcagttttcaaGTCTGAAGACACACCAGCTAACTCACACAGAGAATAAGTCATACCACTGCTCCCATTGTGGAAAGGTTTTCAGTCTGTTGCACCACCTAAATAGACACCAGCAAACTCACAAAGGAGAAAAGGCTCACCAATGCTCTCAATGTAGGAAAAGTTTCAGTCAGTCATCAAATCTGAAGACACACCAGTTAAAGTATCACAGCCCTGACACCGGACAGAGTTCTGTTGCTTTAGAAGAAAGTCAACTTCAAACCACAGAAATAAAACACATGTAA